A section of the Desulfuribacillus stibiiarsenatis genome encodes:
- a CDS encoding SepM family pheromone-processing serine protease has translation MKSLKSFLPKGNVKNYLGILIVVLAIIGYQVKIDYYIMRPGSAEHLRPIIQVEGATGTESGKLMLTTVSSIPGNVLFYLVSMLDQNTELVEKEEIVGHYDMDDELYRQIMLLYMSQSQQEAIYNAFLLAGEPVEFIEKAVLVRDISVESKAYQILRPGDKIVSVDGIEVRNAEQIIEYVKTKKPGTTVQVNFMRNNEAREEMIELISHPEFEEARIGIMIMTDRELVTDKKVDIDTGRIGGSSAGMMFTLEIFNQLTPEDITRGYNVAGTGTINADGLVGQIGGVKHKVKAAHKAKADIFFVPKDIQPYDTNEKDAIATNEEIGSPLTVVPVKHVSEVIEYLQEIDAKVKK, from the coding sequence TTGAAATCTTTGAAATCATTTCTGCCAAAAGGTAATGTCAAAAATTATTTAGGAATTCTGATTGTAGTCTTAGCTATTATTGGTTATCAAGTGAAAATAGATTATTATATTATGCGGCCGGGAAGTGCGGAACATTTAAGACCTATTATTCAGGTCGAAGGAGCCACCGGCACAGAATCAGGTAAACTAATGTTAACGACGGTATCCTCAATCCCTGGTAATGTATTATTCTATCTTGTTTCAATGCTTGATCAGAATACAGAGCTAGTAGAGAAAGAAGAGATTGTCGGACATTACGATATGGATGATGAGCTATATCGCCAAATCATGTTGTTATATATGAGTCAATCACAACAAGAAGCAATTTATAATGCTTTTTTACTAGCTGGAGAGCCAGTAGAATTTATAGAGAAGGCTGTATTAGTTCGGGATATATCCGTGGAATCAAAAGCATACCAGATATTAAGGCCAGGGGATAAAATTGTAAGCGTAGATGGTATTGAAGTGAGGAATGCTGAACAGATTATTGAATATGTAAAAACAAAAAAACCTGGAACAACAGTCCAAGTTAACTTTATGCGAAACAATGAAGCTCGTGAAGAGATGATCGAACTTATTAGTCACCCTGAATTCGAAGAAGCTAGAATTGGAATTATGATAATGACAGATCGAGAACTTGTTACCGATAAGAAAGTTGACATTGATACGGGGAGAATCGGCGGTTCCTCTGCTGGCATGATGTTTACCTTAGAAATTTTTAATCAGTTGACACCTGAAGACATTACAAGAGGGTATAACGTAGCTGGTACAGGTACAATTAATGCAGACGGGCTGGTAGGACAAATTGGAGGAGTGAAACATAAAGTAAAGGCTGCGCATAAAGCAAAAGCAGACATTTTCTTTGTACCAAAGGACATCCAGCCTTATGATACCAATGAAAAAGATGCAATTGCCACGAATGAAGAAATTGGCAGCCCATTAACTGTTGTACCTGTTAAACATGTGAGTGAAGTCATAGAATATTTACAAGAAATAGATGCAAAAGTAAAAAAATAA
- a CDS encoding nucleotidyltransferase, translating into MNVTGIVVEYNPFHNGHLYHINESKRVTGADVIVAVMSGNFLQRGEPAVADKWSRAAVALKHGADIVFELPTVYATQNAQTFAFGAVSLLDQLQCVHSLCFGSESGSIQELQSVSSILADEPEEFKGYLQKFLSAGLSYPKAMHEALAMIGIPLYQRNSTAQPNNTLGLMYLLALHKLKSSITPVTIQRIAAEYHQETITSDSIASATAIRKLANTGSSEQIKEYVPDAITALFSNTYRTMLHWDHFQDLLFYKIYSMNIEELRDIIDVDEGMEYRLKKIVGNANSVNELIEMLKVKRFTWTRIQRMLVHILLDMKKSKLASLQVTPYARILGFTDQGRQLLQIAKKKSAIPLVTKWGKQQLLYADYDHVANRIYSLIEQQHRRDDWSLSQLIHREFSKPPIQQ; encoded by the coding sequence ATGAACGTTACAGGGATTGTTGTTGAATATAACCCATTTCATAATGGCCATCTTTATCATATCAACGAAAGCAAACGCGTAACAGGCGCTGATGTCATTGTCGCCGTCATGAGCGGTAACTTTTTGCAACGCGGAGAACCTGCAGTCGCCGATAAATGGTCTAGGGCCGCTGTTGCTTTAAAGCACGGTGCAGATATAGTTTTCGAGTTACCTACCGTTTACGCCACTCAAAATGCTCAAACCTTTGCTTTTGGTGCTGTAAGTCTTCTGGACCAATTACAATGTGTTCATTCATTATGTTTTGGCAGTGAGTCAGGAAGTATTCAAGAACTTCAGAGTGTAAGCTCTATATTAGCAGATGAACCAGAAGAGTTCAAAGGTTATTTGCAAAAATTTCTTAGCGCTGGATTATCATACCCTAAAGCAATGCATGAAGCCCTTGCAATGATTGGTATTCCACTATATCAAAGAAATTCGACTGCTCAACCAAACAATACTCTCGGTTTAATGTATCTATTGGCCTTGCATAAACTTAAAAGCAGTATTACCCCAGTTACGATTCAACGTATTGCGGCAGAGTACCATCAAGAAACAATTACAAGTGATTCGATAGCAAGCGCAACTGCAATCCGAAAATTGGCCAATACTGGTTCTTCAGAACAAATTAAAGAATATGTCCCTGACGCTATAACAGCTCTATTTTCTAATACATATCGTACGATGTTACATTGGGACCACTTTCAAGATTTGCTTTTCTACAAGATTTATTCAATGAATATAGAAGAATTAAGGGATATTATTGATGTAGATGAAGGAATGGAGTATCGGTTAAAAAAAATAGTCGGCAATGCAAACAGTGTAAACGAGCTTATAGAAATGCTTAAGGTGAAACGATTTACTTGGACAAGGATTCAGCGAATGTTAGTACATATTTTGTTAGATATGAAGAAGTCAAAACTTGCATCCTTACAAGTTACACCTTACGCCAGAATTTTAGGCTTTACGGATCAAGGTCGGCAGCTCCTACAGATTGCCAAAAAAAAGAGCGCCATTCCCTTAGTTACTAAATGGGGGAAACAGCAGCTCCTTTACGCAGATTACGATCATGTTGCGAATCGCATATATAGTTTAATTGAACAACAGCATCGAAGGGACGATTGGTCACTATCTCAGCTAATCCATCGAGAGTTTTCCAAACCACCGATTCAACAGTAA
- a CDS encoding YceD family protein — MKIRIDEAYEVTREHEHIETTIELGELSGYPNIVKISPVHVVIDVMNPKSGNYRVTGEINTEVSLTCSKCLDQITVAMNPKLNELFVQNEQVISEFEEDSKDDYNYIVGQEIDLIPFITQEILLSLPMKPVCKSNCQGLCPVCGINKNEFTCSCKTERIDPRLAGLADLLKNQSSD, encoded by the coding sequence TTGAAGATTCGAATTGATGAGGCTTATGAAGTAACGCGAGAGCATGAGCATATTGAAACAACGATTGAATTAGGAGAATTATCAGGGTACCCAAATATTGTGAAAATCTCTCCAGTACATGTTGTTATAGATGTAATGAATCCTAAGTCTGGGAACTACCGTGTTACTGGTGAAATTAATACCGAAGTGAGTTTGACTTGTAGCAAATGCTTAGATCAAATCACGGTTGCAATGAATCCAAAGCTAAATGAATTGTTTGTCCAAAATGAGCAAGTGATCTCTGAGTTTGAAGAGGACTCTAAAGATGACTATAACTACATAGTTGGACAAGAGATTGATTTAATACCGTTTATTACACAGGAAATTTTGTTGAGTTTACCTATGAAGCCAGTTTGTAAATCGAATTGCCAAGGGCTATGTCCTGTTTGTGGGATTAACAAAAACGAATTTACATGTAGTTGCAAAACGGAACGTATTGATCCTCGGTTAGCGGGTCTAGCTGATTTGCTAAAGAATCAGTCTAGTGACTAA
- the rpmF gene encoding 50S ribosomal protein L32: MAVPFRRTSKTRKNKRRTHFKLSVPGMVECPQCHEMKLSHRVCKSCGFYKEREVVSK, encoded by the coding sequence ATGGCAGTACCTTTTAGAAGAACGTCGAAAACGCGTAAAAATAAGCGTCGTACTCATTTTAAACTTTCTGTACCTGGTATGGTAGAGTGCCCACAGTGCCACGAAATGAAACTATCACATCGTGTATGCAAAAGCTGTGGCTTTTATAAAGAACGCGAAGTTGTTAGTAAGTAA
- the fapR gene encoding transcription factor FapR produces the protein MKKLSKQERHILLCRKIEEIPFLTDEALAEEFDVSVPTIRLDRLTLGIPELRERMKHMAEENLNKVKSLHINEVIGDVLDLQLNSSAISILEIQKSHVLQKNKIARGHYLFAQANSLAVAVIDADVVVTASANIRFLRPVYLGEKCVAKAAVVSENSLKGSFTVKVTIFVNNEQVFEGDFKVAKYLDGK, from the coding sequence ATGAAAAAACTCTCCAAACAAGAAAGGCATATACTATTATGTCGGAAAATTGAAGAAATTCCGTTCTTAACAGATGAAGCGTTAGCTGAAGAATTTGATGTAAGCGTTCCCACGATACGCCTGGACCGATTGACGTTGGGTATCCCTGAATTACGGGAAAGAATGAAGCACATGGCGGAAGAAAACCTCAATAAAGTGAAATCCCTACATATAAACGAAGTAATTGGTGACGTATTAGACTTGCAGCTAAATAGTAGTGCCATTTCGATTTTAGAAATACAAAAGTCTCATGTTTTGCAAAAAAATAAAATTGCGCGAGGCCATTATTTGTTTGCGCAAGCAAATTCTTTGGCTGTAGCTGTGATTGATGCAGATGTAGTAGTAACTGCTTCTGCAAATATTAGATTCCTACGCCCAGTGTACCTTGGGGAGAAATGTGTCGCTAAGGCAGCTGTGGTTTCGGAAAACTCGTTAAAAGGTAGTTTCACGGTGAAGGTAACAATATTTGTAAATAATGAACAGGTATTTGAAGGAGATTTTAAAGTGGCCAAATATTTAGATGGTAAATAA
- the plsX gene encoding phosphate acyltransferase PlsX codes for MRIAIDAMGGDHAPKEIVYGTIESAQKNPHITFIVVGQENKIREYIDKDLKNVEIIHATEVIEVDEEPVKALKKKKDASMVVAAKLVKEKRADAMITAGNTGAFMASGLLTIGRLPGVVRPALAPVFPSTKGSGTLVLDVGANMDAKPEYLVQHAMLGSIYMSKMLGITTPRVGLLNIGSEPSKGNELLKAVYKMLEESNLNFIGNIEARDIMEGSCDVLVCDGFTGNILLKTAEGVASTIFNSLKREIKGSVFSKLGGLLLLPAFKRLKKGLDYREYGGAPLLGVKGACIKSHGSSDRMAIMNAINQAKMFIEKGTLDEMARELTNRSDTIEE; via the coding sequence ATGCGAATTGCAATTGATGCAATGGGTGGCGACCACGCCCCGAAAGAAATAGTTTATGGAACTATTGAATCAGCCCAGAAGAATCCGCATATAACTTTTATAGTAGTGGGACAAGAAAACAAAATACGAGAATATATTGATAAAGACCTCAAAAATGTAGAAATTATACATGCCACGGAAGTAATTGAAGTAGATGAGGAACCTGTGAAAGCGTTGAAGAAAAAGAAAGATGCTTCCATGGTTGTAGCTGCAAAGCTTGTCAAAGAAAAACGAGCGGATGCAATGATCACCGCAGGGAATACAGGTGCTTTTATGGCTTCAGGACTGTTGACGATTGGGAGGCTACCAGGTGTTGTACGACCTGCTTTAGCTCCGGTATTTCCATCGACAAAGGGTTCAGGTACGTTAGTATTAGATGTCGGTGCCAATATGGATGCGAAACCTGAATACTTAGTGCAACATGCAATGCTTGGTAGTATCTATATGAGCAAGATGCTTGGCATTACGACACCCCGCGTCGGTCTTCTGAATATAGGCAGTGAACCTAGTAAAGGGAATGAGTTGCTTAAGGCCGTATATAAAATGCTAGAAGAGTCTAATTTGAACTTTATTGGCAATATTGAAGCTAGGGACATCATGGAAGGATCTTGTGATGTGTTAGTATGTGATGGATTTACAGGAAACATTTTATTGAAAACAGCAGAGGGTGTCGCTTCTACAATTTTTAATAGCTTGAAGCGAGAAATTAAAGGTTCTGTTTTCAGTAAACTCGGTGGTTTATTGCTACTACCGGCGTTTAAACGTTTGAAAAAAGGCTTAGATTATCGCGAATACGGTGGCGCACCTTTGTTGGGAGTGAAAGGCGCTTGTATTAAGAGTCATGGTTCGTCAGATCGAATGGCAATTATGAATGCGATTAATCAGGCCAAAATGTTTATAGAAAAAGGTACTTTAGATGAAATGGCTAGGGAGTTAACGAACAGGAGTGACACGATTGAAGAATAG
- a CDS encoding beta-ketoacyl-ACP synthase III: MKNRNVGIIGTGSFLPAKTITNKDLETLVDTTDEWIRSRTGIEERRMVEESVAASDLGVEAAKKALEDANISAEEIDLIIVATLTPDYTFPSTACIVQEKLGAKKAAAFDLSAACSGFIYGLATGAQFIATGLYKYVLVIGSETISKILNWEDRGTCVLFGDGAGACVLGPVEDGKGFQSFVLGSDGSGAELLSQPSSGSKLPITSETIANKENTLKMVGSEVFKFAVRVMGQVSEEAVEKAGLNKEDIDFFVPHQANIRIIEPAMKRLGLGMDKAYINLHKYGNMSSASIPVALDEALQSGSIKKGDNVLLVGFGAGLTWGATVVKM, from the coding sequence TTGAAGAATAGAAATGTGGGTATCATTGGCACTGGATCATTCCTGCCTGCCAAAACGATAACTAACAAAGACTTAGAAACATTGGTGGATACAACAGACGAATGGATACGCTCTAGAACAGGTATAGAAGAAAGACGCATGGTAGAAGAGTCTGTGGCAGCATCAGATTTAGGTGTAGAGGCAGCTAAAAAAGCCTTAGAAGATGCGAATATATCCGCTGAAGAAATCGATCTTATCATTGTAGCGACTTTAACTCCAGACTATACATTCCCAAGTACGGCTTGTATCGTGCAAGAGAAATTAGGCGCGAAGAAAGCAGCCGCATTTGACTTATCTGCTGCTTGTTCAGGTTTCATATATGGACTTGCAACAGGTGCTCAATTTATTGCAACAGGACTTTATAAATACGTCTTAGTCATTGGTAGTGAGACTATTTCTAAAATTCTGAATTGGGAAGACCGTGGTACTTGTGTGTTGTTTGGTGATGGGGCAGGAGCATGTGTATTAGGGCCTGTAGAAGATGGTAAAGGATTTCAGTCGTTTGTTTTGGGTTCTGATGGAAGTGGAGCTGAGTTACTAAGTCAACCATCTAGTGGCTCGAAACTTCCGATAACCAGTGAAACGATTGCAAACAAAGAGAATACGTTGAAAATGGTTGGAAGTGAAGTGTTTAAGTTCGCAGTGCGTGTAATGGGCCAAGTGTCAGAAGAAGCAGTTGAGAAAGCTGGACTCAATAAAGAGGATATAGATTTTTTTGTACCACATCAGGCAAACATTCGAATCATTGAACCAGCAATGAAACGCTTAGGCTTAGGTATGGATAAAGCGTATATTAATCTACACAAATATGGAAACATGTCTTCGGCATCAATACCTGTGGCTTTAGATGAAGCTTTACAATCAGGTAGTATTAAAAAAGGCGATAATGTACTTTTAGTAGGATTCGGTGCCGGCTTAACATGGGGTGCCACAGTTGTAAAAATGT